A window of the Tiliqua scincoides isolate rTilSci1 chromosome 5, rTilSci1.hap2, whole genome shotgun sequence genome harbors these coding sequences:
- the ACBD4 gene encoding acyl-CoA-binding domain-containing protein 4, which translates to MGVTAEEPDYQKQFEAAVRVIQGLPRNGAYRPSYEEMLRFYGYYKQATVGQCQIPRPGFWDPIGRYKWDAWNRLGKMTKEEAMAAYIAEMKKAAQKVIDTVPMNKSSEDMFAYFEPLYETIHDMPRPPEYFFKKKSEPSHEDEVVKNKHTASDSESEVFCDSLEQMEPDQARRSSAKQNSSLTSPHSFETGEKDLQMAPSERGFSSSPEVIEESPAGALKWQKVDLQMANTIRALQEDMKKVMERLSYLESLAALQGDASISNPCRPTALHDGKALPGWPVQLSPRTFLFLMAWPFVVQWLLWRFQSRKR; encoded by the exons ATGGGGGTGACAGCGGAGGAGCCAGATTATCAGAAGCAGTTTGAAGCAGCTGTCCGTGTCATCCAAGGCCTGCCCAGGAATG GTGCCTACCGTCCATCCTACGAAGAAATGCTGCGCTTCTACGGTTATTACAAGCAAGCAACAGTGGGGCAATGCCAGATTCCCAGGCCAGGGTTTTGGGACCCCATTGGAAGGTATAAATG GGATGCGTGGAATCGCTTGGGAAAGATGACCAAAGAGGAAGCTATGGCCGCTTACATCGCAGAGATGAAGAAGGCAGCCCAGAAG GTCATCGACACCGTGCCAATGAACAAGTCGTCGGAAGACATGTTTGCCTACTTCGAGCCCCTCTACGAGACGATTCACGATATGCCCAGGCCTCCCGAGTACTTCTTCAAAAAGAAATCAG AGCCAAGCCATGAAGATGAAGTTGTCAAAAATAAGCACACGGCCAGTGACTCAGAGAGTGAGGTGTTCTGTGATAGCCTGGAACAAATGGAGCCTGATCAG gccAGGAGGTCATCAGCTAAGCAAAACTCCTCCCTGACCAGTCCTCACAGTTTTGAAACGGGAGAGAAAG ACCTGCAGATGGCCCCAAGTGAGAGGGGCTTTAGCAGCAGCCCTGAAGTCATCGAGGAGAGCCCGGCGGGTGCTTTGAAGTGGCAAAAAGTGGACCTGCAGATGGCAAACACCATCCGAGCCTTGCAGGAGGACATGAAGAAAGTGATGGAGAGACTCAGTTACCTGGAATCATTGGCAGCCCTGCAG GGTGACGCATCCATCTCGAATCCCTGTCGGCCAACAGCATTGCATGACGGGAAG GCACTGCCAGGTTGGCCCGTACAACTTTCTCCTCGCACCTTCTTGTTCTTGATGGCTTGGCCTTTTGTTGTCCAGTGGCTCCTTTGGCGCTTTCAGAGCCGGAAGAGGTGA
- the HEXIM1 gene encoding protein HEXIM1 yields the protein MADPALSANQQQPNGKTSPISPYRHAGGGDGSGGGPLVVSPPTNQELLQREEVDSRWQRREANQQRGGSPGYGEGACPGEECATPPWPVGGVQGLGAPEGAVGKAEGQNYGAAPDLHSAGSGEQMGPQENPQRPEYCRPQTGEEEERQLGKKKHRRRPSKKKRHWKPYYKLTWEEKKKFDEKQSQRASRLRAEMFAKGQPVAPYNTTQFLMEDHDQEEPDLKTGLYPKRSAPKSDDTSEEDFMEDEDGGSDGMGGDGSEFLQKDFSETYERYHVESLQNMSKQELITEYLELEKCLSRMEEENNRLRVENKKFAGDSVEDPRVRQLEQELDRLRAENQKLLQEKELNRQEEKPLCKLGE from the coding sequence ATGGCCGACCCTGCCCTCTCTGCCAATCAGCAGCAACCGAATGGCAAAACTTCTCCCATCTCCCCCTACAGGCATGCAGGTGGTGGAGACGGCAGTGGAGGAGGACCTCTTGTGGTGTCTCCACCCACCAACCAGGAGCTGCTCCAAAGGGAAGAAGTGGACAGTAGATGGCAGAGGAGAGAGGCCAACCAGCAGCGGGGTGGCAGCCCAGGATATGGAGAAGGTGCCTGTCCAGGTGAGGAATGTGCAACTCCTCCGTGGCCTGTTGGGGGAGTCCAAGGTTTGGGTGCCCCAGAAGGAGCTGTGGGCAAGGCTGAGGGGCAGAACTATGGTGCAGCTCCAGACCTTCACAGTGCAGGCAGTGGAGAGCAGATGGGACCACAGGAGAACCCACAGCGTCCAGAATATTGCAGGCCCCAGactggggaagaggaggaaaggcagCTGGGCAAGAAGAAGCATAGGAGACGTCCGTCCAAGAAGAAGAGGCACTGGAAGCCTTACTACAAGCTCACCTGGGAAGAGAAGAAGAAGTTTGATGAGAAGCAGAGCCAGCGTGCTTCCAGGCTGCGGGCTGAGATGTTTGCCAAAGGGCAGCCGGTTGCACCATACAACACTACGCAGTTCCTGATGGAGGACCATGACCAAGAGGAGCCAGACTTGAAAACGGGCCTCTATCCCAAGAGGTCGGCCCCCAAGTCAGACGACACCAGCGAAGAAGACTTCATGGAAGACGAGGATGGCGGTAGCGATGgcatggggggagatggcagcGAGTTTCTTCAGAAGGACTTCTCGGAGACCTACGAGAGGTATCACGTGGAGAGCCTGCAAAACATGAGCAAGCAGGAGTTGATCACTGAGTACCTGGAGCTGGAGAAGTGTCTTTCCAGGATGGAGGAAGAGAACAACAGACTCCGGGTGGAGAACAAGAAATTTGCAGGGGACTCAGTGGAGGACCCCAGGGTAAGGCAGTTAGAGCAGGAACTGGACAGGTTGAGAGCTGAGAACCAGAAACTCTTGCAAGAGAAGGAACTCAACAGACAAGAAGAGAAACCTCTTTGCAAGTTGGGAGAGTGA